One genomic window of Cannabis sativa cultivar Pink pepper isolate KNU-18-1 chromosome 2, ASM2916894v1, whole genome shotgun sequence includes the following:
- the LOC115695188 gene encoding uncharacterized protein LOC115695188, translated as MVRLTFGRIMAIPSCSPILPHHFVSISRPHFPSKLHFPIIFARALSVSASAAQPQTANCFKSFDGDIQPYLRCTMPHKHLKVAVLLSGGVDSSVALRLLHAAGHSCTAFYLKIWFQEDFDNFWSECPWEEDLKYAKAVCNRIEVPLEVVHLTDEYWKNVVSYIIDEYRCGRTPNPDVLCNTRIKFGAFMDAIKSMDFDYVASGHYANVVHSCTNQVDDDSILELSQDMVKDQTYFLSHLSQVQLKRLIFPLGCISKEEVRKLATQFDLPNKDRKDSQGICFLGKIKFSEFVARHIGEEEGVILEAETGDFLGKHRGFWFYTIGQRQGLRLPGGPWYVVEKDVKNNVVFASRNYFSFDKRRRIFRVGSLRWLSRLGTDQTCHLQCKVRHGPGFYNCSLTMESGEGCDEDVAVVQLSEDDQGLAAGQFAAFYQGKTCLGSGVILESWDDKGFPVCAKALEIARIEDKSLLGKPVKIKVKPPLELDQEVGGTELNKEHKSSQIAAAKRGRLALFPPIKWLQQFRDNWFRIF; from the exons ATGGTGAGACTAACATTTGGGAGAATCATGGCAATACCTTCTTGTTCTCCAATTCTACCTCATCACTTCGTCTCCATCTCTCGACCTCACTTTCCTTCTAAACTCCATTTTCCCATCATCTTCGCCAGAGCCTTGTCTGTTTCTGCCTCTGCCGCACAGCCTCAAACCGCAAATTGTTTCAAGAGTTTTGATGGTGATATTCAACCATACCTGCGCTGCACCATGCCTCATAAACACCTCAAAGTCGCCGTTCTGCTCAGCGGTGGTGTCGATAGCAGCGTTGCTCTTCGCCTCCTCCACGCCGCCGGACATTCCTGTACCGCCTTCTACCTTAAAATTTGGTTCCAG GAAGATTTTGACAACTTTTGGTCGGAATGCCCATGGGAAGAGGATTTGAAGTATGCAAAAGCTGTTTGTAATCGG ATTGAAGTGCCACTAGAAGTTGTGCATCTGACTGATGAATATTGGAAGAATGTG GTCTCCTACATTATTGACGAGTATCGTTGTGGCCGTACCCCTAATCCAGATGTTCTATGCAATACAAGAATAAAGTTTG GTGCATTCATGGATGCCATCAAAAGTATGGACTTTGATTATGTTGCTTCTGGACATTATGCGAATGTTGTCCACTCATGTACAAATCAAGTGGATGATGATTCTATTTTAGAGCTATCACAGGATATG GTGAAAGATCAGACATACTTCCTTTCACATCTTTCTCAGGTGCAGCTTAAGCGACTAATTTTCCCACTTGGTTGTATCTCAAAG GAAGAAGTTCGGAAGCTTGCCACACAATTTGATCTGCCTAATAAAGACAGAAAAGATTCACAAGGAATATGCTTTCTTGGAAAG atAAAGTTTAGTGAATTTGTCGCCAGACACATAGGGGAGGAGGAAGGTGTCATATTAGAAGCTGAAACAGGTGATTTTCTTGGAAAGCATCGGGGTTTCTGGTTTTATACAATTGGTCAACGTCAAGGTTTACGCCTACCAGGTGGACCCTG GTATGTTGTTGAGAAGGATGTTAAAAACAACGTAGTTTTTGCATCAAGAAACTACTTTTCATTTGATAAAAGAAGGCGCATTTTTCGAGTTGGCTCCTTAAGATGGCTGAGCAGGCTTGGCACAGATCAAACCTGTCATCTGCAGTGCAAG GTCAGGCATGGCCCTGGATTTTACAATTGTAGCTTGACCATGGAATCAGGTGAAGGTTGTGATGAAGATGTTGCAGTTGTACAATTATCTGAAGATGATCAAGGCTTGGCAGCTGGACAGTTTGCTGCCTTCTACCAAGGAAAGACCTGCTTGGGTTCCGGTGTAATTTTGGAGTCTTGGGATGACAAGGGATTTCCTGTATGTGCCAAAGCTCTCGAAATTGCAAGAATAGAAGATAAGTCTCTTCTCGGAAAACCCGTAAAGATAAAAGTCAAACCTCCCTTGGAGCTTGATCAGGAAGTTGGTGGTACAGAGCTTAACAAGGAACATAAAAGTTCTCAAATCGCTGCAGCCAAACGTGGCAGGCTGGCATTATTCCCGCCTATCAAGTGGctgcaacaatttagagataACTGGTTTAGGATATTCTAA
- the LOC115723512 gene encoding pentatricopeptide repeat-containing protein At5g15300-like yields the protein MEKHRALEIKLVLLLHRISSMKDVEQVQAFIAKAGLVNYPPLIAKLISLTSVSSWGCVSHAQSLFEETTMDDTLLCNTMIRAYSRSVFPIRALCIYNRMQKLNLGSDNFTFNFALRACARAMKRFQEDCRFELAKGAEIHCRILKLGFDRYSNILNSLVFAYSQCGRVGVARQVFDEMSDRSVASWNIMISAYDQLDDFESADHLFALMPQKNVVSWNTLLSRNVRLGKIEAAKELFQEMPERDAVSWNSIIAAYVQAKNYDGALNLFREMQDSKVEATEVTLISILGACAKTGALDIGTEIHVSLVKKCYKVEGYLGNALVDMYAKCGKLNSAREVFDELKMKPASCWNAMIVGLAVHGGSEEALELFAEMENRLDEVRPNRVTFIGVLIACRHKGLVEEGRQYFDRMIQQYNIKPDIKHYGCMIDLLSRWGFLYEAYEMIKTRSGETSSVIWRTLLGACTVHRNMDMAEKCFQQLAELELLKDADYVLLSNIYAEAERWDDVERLRNEMVTAGVVKILGYSHIGGDFK from the coding sequence ATGGAGAAGCATAGAGCCTTAGAAATCAAGCTTGTTCTACTTCTTCACCGAATTTCTTCCATGAAAGATGTTGAACAGGTGCAAGCTTTCATCGCCAAAGCAGGTCTAGTGAATTACCCTCCATTAATTGCCAAGCTCATCTCCCTGACTTCCGTGTCGTCATGGGGCTGTGTCTCTCATGCTCAATCCCTTTTCGAAGAAACGACTATGGATGATACATTGCTGTGTAATACTATGATTAGAGCTTACTCCAGAAGTGTTTTCCCAATAAGAGCTTTATGCATTTATAATCGTATGCAAAAGTTGAATCTTGGGTCGGACAATTTCACCTTCAATTTTGCTCTCAGGGCTTGCGCGAGAGCAATGAAACGGTTTCAAGAagattgtaggtttgagttagCTAAGGGAGCTGAAATTCACTGTCGGATTTTGAAATTGGGGTTTGATCGCTATTCAAATATTTTGAATTCGTTGGTTTTTGCTTACTCGCAATGTGGTCGTGTTGGTGTTGCACGGCAGGTGTTTGATGAAATGTCTGACAGAAGTGTTGCTTCTTGGAACATCATGATATCGGCTTATGATCAACTCGATGATTTCGAGTCGGCGGATCACCTGTTTGCTTTAATGCCTCAAAAGAATGTTGTTTCTTGGAACACTTTGTTATCAAGGAATGTTAGGTTGGGGAAGATTGAGGCTGCAAAGGAGTTGTTTCAAGAGATGCCTGAAAGGGATGCTGTTTCTTGGAACTCCATCATAGCTGCTTATGTTCAGGCCAAAAACTACGATGGGGCGTTAAATCTCTTCCGTGAAATGCAAGATTCTAAAGTGGAAGCTACAGAAGTAACACTTATATCAATTTTGGGTGCTTGTGCCAAAACAGGGGCATTGGATATCGGTACAGAAATCCATGTATCATTGGTAAAAAAGTGCTACAAGGTTGAAGGATACCTTGGTAATGCTCTGGTTGATATGTACGCAAAATGCGGGAAGTTGAATTCAGCTCGGGAAGTATTCGATGAGCTAAAAATGAAACCTGCAAGTTGCTGGAATGCTATGATTGTTGGTTTAGCTGTACATGGTGGTTCTGAGGAAGCTTTGGAACTCTTTGCTGAAATGGAAAATAGACTTGATGAAGTTAGGCCTAATCGAGTTACATTCATCGGTGTTTTGATTGCTTGCCGGCACAAGGGTTTGGTGGAAGAAGGACGCCAGTATTTTGACCGTATGATCCAACAGTATAATATCAAGCCTGATATCAAGCATTACGGTTGTATGATTGATCTTCTAAGCCGATGGGGATTTCTGTATGAAGCTTATGAAATGATCAAAACCAGATCTGGCGAAACAAGCTCGGTAATATGGAGAACTTTGCTTGGTGCTTGTACTGTACACAGAAACATGGACATGGCTGAGAAATGCTTCCAGCAGCTTGCCGAGTTGGAGCTTCTTAAGGATGCAGATTATGTTTTGCTATCGAACATTTATGCTGAAGCCGAAAGATGGGATGATGTTGAGCGACTGAGAAATGAAATGGTTACTGCCGGGGTTGTGAAGATACTTGGCTACAGCCATATAGGAGGagattttaaataa